One genomic window of Actinoplanes lobatus includes the following:
- a CDS encoding cytochrome P450 yields MRALRFATTLYANRLSVAYHGYLRGDPMSRLHLAPGRRDPYAIYDGLRAEGDLVPTRLGNYVTPSHRVCDTVLRDRRFGVRAAENVGTPPPGTQVDMSFLDRNPPDHTRLRRLAQPSFSPRQIAGFLPQVEQTVDKLLEEASAAETFDLVSAFSAPLPIAVITDLLGVPDADASRFAEHGATFGSALDGIRSLRHAARLIEASRELEGVFTRLIATRRDLPAATGPDDVVGRLLAAEGDRVEAAEMLPMLRLLLVAGFETTVNLIGNAVSALLDHPDQWADLCADPAGLAERAIEETLRWDPPVQRTARCALEDTEVAGKVVRRGQFVVTLLGAAGRDPDVYADAGRFDIHRVPEADHLAFSSGIHYCVGAPLARLEATVALRRLAERMPGLHRAGPLRRRSSTLIRGPIHFPVAR; encoded by the coding sequence CGCGACCCGTACGCGATCTATGACGGCCTCCGCGCCGAGGGCGACCTGGTGCCCACCCGCCTCGGCAACTACGTGACCCCGAGCCACCGGGTGTGCGACACGGTGCTGCGGGACCGCCGGTTCGGGGTGCGCGCCGCCGAGAACGTCGGCACGCCCCCACCCGGCACCCAGGTGGACATGTCCTTCCTGGACCGCAACCCGCCGGACCACACCCGGCTGCGCCGCCTGGCCCAGCCCTCGTTCAGCCCGCGGCAGATCGCCGGTTTCCTCCCACAGGTCGAGCAGACCGTCGACAAGCTCCTCGAGGAGGCCTCCGCCGCGGAGACCTTCGACCTGGTCAGCGCGTTCTCCGCGCCCCTGCCGATCGCGGTGATCACCGACCTGCTGGGCGTGCCGGACGCCGACGCGAGCCGCTTCGCCGAGCACGGCGCCACCTTCGGCAGCGCCCTGGACGGCATCCGCTCGCTGCGGCACGCGGCCCGGCTCATCGAGGCCAGCCGCGAACTGGAGGGCGTCTTCACCCGGCTCATCGCCACCCGCCGCGACCTGCCCGCCGCGACCGGGCCGGACGATGTGGTCGGGCGGCTGCTGGCCGCCGAGGGCGACCGGGTCGAGGCGGCCGAGATGCTGCCGATGCTGCGCCTGCTGCTGGTGGCCGGCTTCGAGACCACGGTCAACCTGATCGGCAACGCGGTCAGCGCCCTGCTCGACCATCCGGACCAGTGGGCGGACCTCTGCGCCGACCCGGCCGGGCTCGCCGAACGGGCCATCGAGGAGACACTGCGCTGGGACCCGCCGGTGCAGCGGACCGCCCGGTGCGCGCTGGAGGACACCGAGGTGGCCGGGAAGGTGGTCCGCCGCGGCCAGTTCGTGGTCACCCTGCTCGGTGCGGCCGGCCGCGACCCGGACGTGTACGCCGACGCCGGCCGGTTCGACATCCACCGTGTCCCGGAGGCCGACCACCTGGCCTTCTCCAGCGGCATCCACTACTGCGTGGGCGCTCCCCTGGCCCGGCTGGAGGCGACCGTGGCCCTGCGGCGGCTGGCCGAGCGGATGCCCGGCCTGCACCGGGCCGGCCCGCTCCGGCGCCGCTCGTCCACCCTGATCCGCGGTCCGATCCACTTCCCGGTGGCGCGCTGA
- a CDS encoding sulfotransferase family protein — MSLPDFLIAGVPKAGTTALHAALTGHPQLFLPQVKEPKFFLSDGPPPTIGGPGDVQTYQEHVWRRADYERLFDPAPPGVLKGEATPFYLYDLAAHDRIKALIPDVRLIILLRDPVDRAHSNWTHLWVAGLEEEADFLAACHAEQARKAAHWADFWHYIGLGLYGRQLQHLYQRFSREQVLLLRYRDLKDEPAETLDRVCAFLGVRTGVLTAIPRENVNRHYVEDNGVNRAIRGLLRSGGNFGHRFPVPLRLAARGPLLTLLHRKRGNRPVTTPAERAALLPYFADDIALLQDVTGQNYDDWLSLDRHARAR; from the coding sequence ATGTCACTTCCCGACTTCCTGATCGCCGGTGTGCCCAAGGCCGGCACCACCGCGCTGCACGCCGCACTGACGGGGCACCCGCAGCTGTTCCTGCCGCAGGTGAAAGAGCCGAAGTTCTTCCTCTCCGACGGGCCGCCGCCCACGATCGGCGGGCCCGGCGACGTGCAGACCTACCAGGAGCACGTGTGGCGCCGGGCAGACTACGAGAGGCTGTTCGACCCGGCGCCGCCCGGTGTCCTCAAGGGCGAGGCCACCCCCTTCTACCTGTACGACCTGGCCGCCCACGACCGCATCAAGGCGCTGATCCCGGATGTGCGGCTGATCATCCTGCTGCGCGATCCGGTCGACCGCGCCCACTCCAACTGGACCCACCTGTGGGTGGCCGGCCTCGAGGAGGAGGCCGACTTCCTGGCCGCCTGCCACGCCGAGCAGGCCCGTAAGGCGGCGCACTGGGCCGACTTCTGGCACTACATCGGCCTGGGCCTGTACGGCCGTCAGCTCCAGCACCTCTACCAGCGCTTCTCCCGTGAGCAGGTGCTGCTCCTGCGTTACCGCGACCTGAAGGACGAGCCGGCCGAGACGCTGGACCGGGTCTGCGCCTTCCTCGGCGTGCGCACCGGGGTGCTCACCGCGATCCCGCGGGAGAACGTGAACCGTCACTACGTCGAGGACAACGGCGTGAACCGGGCGATCCGCGGCCTGTTGCGGTCGGGTGGCAACTTCGGCCACCGCTTCCCGGTGCCGCTGCGCCTGGCCGCCCGGGGGCCACTGCTCACCCTGCTGCACCGCAAGCGGGGCAACCGGCCGGTCACCACCCCGGCGGAGCGGGCCGCGCTGCTGCCCTACTTCGCCGACGACATCGCCCTGTTGCAGGACGTCACCGGCCAGAACTACGACGACTGGCTGAGCCTGGACCGACACGCCCGCGCCCGGTAA
- a CDS encoding amino acid permease: MSRHGMFAIRDVGSLISGTTEEGTRLKKAVSVRQLTAMGVGAIIGTGIFVVIGEGSRIAGPAVVLSFVLAAVACAFSALSYAELASSIPVSGSAYTYAYATLGEVVAWIIGWDLILEYGVSVAAIALGWGGNLNAFLDAAFGVSLPTAIAASPEDGGIFNLPAVVVVLAITLLLVRGVTESLRVNLVMVVIKLLVLTFFIVVAFANFGTGNFTPFAPHGVDGITSAAAIIFFAYIGFDAVSTGSEEARNPARDLPLAIIGSLVVCTVFYVLTVIGAIGIATPEQMSASDAPLAAALDQGAGMTWAAAVLALGAVVAITSVVLVIFYGQTRIFFAMCRDGLLPRRLATVNQRYGTPARLTIVLGVSIALLAAFVPLRTIVELVNIGTLFAFVLVNIGVIVLRRTRPDMPRPYRVPWVPVLPLIGIAFAVYLMADLPLDTWIRFVGWMAVGLIIYFLYGYRHSRLRSGEPR, encoded by the coding sequence ATGTCCAGGCACGGCATGTTCGCCATCCGCGATGTGGGATCGCTGATCAGCGGCACCACCGAGGAGGGGACCCGGCTCAAGAAGGCGGTCAGCGTCCGCCAGCTGACCGCGATGGGCGTCGGGGCGATCATCGGCACCGGCATCTTCGTGGTCATCGGCGAGGGTTCGAGGATCGCCGGCCCGGCCGTCGTGCTGTCGTTCGTGCTGGCCGCGGTGGCGTGCGCGTTCTCCGCGCTGTCCTACGCCGAGCTGGCGTCGAGCATTCCGGTCTCCGGCAGCGCCTACACCTACGCCTACGCCACCCTGGGCGAGGTGGTCGCCTGGATCATCGGCTGGGACCTGATCCTGGAGTACGGGGTGTCGGTGGCGGCGATCGCGCTCGGCTGGGGCGGCAACCTCAACGCGTTCCTCGACGCGGCCTTCGGGGTGAGTCTGCCGACGGCGATCGCGGCGTCGCCGGAGGACGGCGGGATCTTCAACCTGCCGGCCGTGGTGGTCGTCCTGGCGATCACGTTACTGCTGGTCCGCGGGGTCACCGAGAGCCTCCGGGTGAACCTCGTGATGGTCGTGATCAAGCTGCTGGTGCTGACGTTCTTCATCGTGGTGGCGTTCGCGAACTTCGGGACCGGCAACTTCACCCCGTTCGCGCCGCACGGTGTCGACGGGATCACCTCGGCCGCGGCGATCATCTTCTTCGCGTACATCGGCTTCGACGCCGTGTCGACCGGCAGCGAGGAGGCCCGCAACCCGGCGCGCGACCTGCCGCTGGCCATCATCGGGTCGCTGGTCGTCTGCACCGTCTTCTACGTGCTGACCGTGATCGGCGCGATCGGCATCGCCACGCCCGAGCAGATGTCGGCCAGCGACGCCCCGCTCGCCGCCGCCCTCGACCAGGGGGCCGGGATGACCTGGGCGGCCGCCGTCCTGGCACTCGGGGCGGTGGTCGCGATCACCAGCGTGGTCCTGGTGATCTTCTACGGCCAGACCCGGATCTTCTTCGCCATGTGCCGCGACGGCCTGCTGCCGCGGCGCCTGGCCACGGTCAATCAGAGGTACGGGACTCCGGCGCGACTGACGATCGTCCTGGGTGTGTCGATCGCGCTCCTGGCGGCGTTCGTCCCCCTGCGCACCATCGTCGAGCTGGTCAACATCGGCACGCTGTTCGCCTTCGTCCTGGTCAACATCGGCGTGATCGTGCTACGCCGGACCCGGCCGGACATGCCCCGCCCGTACCGGGTCCCGTGGGTGCCGGTGCTGCCGCTGATCGGCATCGCCTTCGCCGTCTACCTGATGGCCGACCTGCCGCTGGACACCTGGATCCGGTTCGTCGGGTGGATGGCCGTCGGCCTGATCATCTACTTCCTGTACGGCTACCGCCACTCCCGCCTCCGCAGCGGAGAACCCCGCTGA
- a CDS encoding glycosyltransferase family 2 protein has product MNHTHATTIVIPTYSEVRWDYLTRTLASARAQTHTPDEIVVVVDHNPAMYERIQRELPGVTVLENAYAQGVSGNRNTGAFHARTPLVAFLDDDIIADPNWLARQIEPFADPTVVGTGGAIQPAWEGPAPRWMPAEFLWAVGGSYAGMPTETAPIRNVWSANMIVRKDVFEAAGGFRVGFGKLGSRNRPEDTDLCLRMSQVDGGRWMYVPGAVIQHEVPVERASFTFFVRRCYAEGRGKVQMAGLHENDALGAERDYLWALPKAMFRYFGAGLTGKGADNFLRSGGVVAGVAAAGFGGVVETVSSKRPSRRTPVEATP; this is encoded by the coding sequence GTGAACCACACCCACGCCACGACGATCGTCATTCCCACCTACTCCGAGGTGCGGTGGGACTACCTGACACGAACCCTCGCCTCGGCACGTGCCCAGACGCACACCCCCGACGAGATCGTCGTGGTGGTCGACCACAACCCCGCGATGTACGAGCGGATCCAGCGTGAGCTGCCCGGCGTCACGGTGCTGGAGAACGCGTACGCCCAGGGCGTCTCCGGCAACCGCAACACCGGGGCGTTCCACGCCCGGACGCCGCTGGTCGCCTTCCTGGACGACGACATCATCGCGGACCCGAACTGGCTGGCCCGGCAGATCGAGCCGTTCGCCGACCCCACCGTGGTCGGCACCGGCGGCGCGATCCAGCCCGCCTGGGAGGGCCCGGCCCCGCGCTGGATGCCGGCCGAGTTCCTGTGGGCGGTCGGCGGCTCGTACGCCGGCATGCCCACCGAGACCGCGCCCATCCGCAACGTGTGGTCGGCCAACATGATCGTCCGCAAGGACGTCTTCGAGGCCGCCGGCGGCTTCCGGGTCGGCTTCGGCAAGCTCGGCTCCCGCAACCGGCCCGAGGACACCGACCTCTGCCTGCGCATGAGCCAGGTGGACGGCGGCCGCTGGATGTACGTGCCGGGCGCGGTCATCCAGCACGAGGTCCCGGTCGAGCGGGCCAGCTTCACGTTCTTCGTGCGCCGGTGCTACGCCGAGGGCCGCGGCAAGGTCCAGATGGCCGGCCTGCACGAGAACGACGCGCTCGGCGCCGAGCGCGACTACCTGTGGGCCCTGCCCAAGGCGATGTTCCGTTACTTCGGCGCCGGCCTGACCGGCAAGGGCGCCGACAACTTCCTGCGTTCCGGCGGCGTCGTCGCCGGCGTGGCCGCCGCCGGATTCGGTGGCGTCGTCGAGACCGTCAGCTCCAAGCGGCCCAGCCGCCGTACCCCGGTGGAGGCCACCCCGTGA
- a CDS encoding glycoside hydrolase family protein has translation MTTGITALPLPGWEDSTVVVEPPGTEPGAWSGAPSTVLADSYVYLAYRLRLPIGAGRGVANVVARSADGLHFTVVAEIGKDRFGAESLERPALVRTPEGRWRLYVSAATPGTKHWRVDLLEADTPEGLATAPARTVLAGDETAGVKDPVLHHDEHGWHLWASVHPLESWADADRMTTEYATSPDGVHWTWVRNALAGRPGEWDARGVRVSSVVVVGDEITVAYDGRATAGENWEERTGVARGRRLADGTFGQLTAEDRPPVGSPHEPYGLRYLSLVALPDGRQRLYYEATRADGAHDLRTELA, from the coding sequence TTGACCACCGGAATCACCGCCCTGCCCCTGCCCGGATGGGAGGACTCCACCGTGGTGGTGGAACCGCCGGGCACCGAGCCGGGCGCCTGGTCCGGCGCCCCCAGCACGGTCCTCGCGGACTCCTACGTCTACCTCGCCTACCGCCTGCGGCTCCCGATCGGCGCGGGCCGCGGGGTCGCCAACGTGGTGGCCCGTTCGGCCGACGGCCTGCACTTCACCGTGGTCGCGGAGATCGGCAAGGACCGCTTCGGCGCCGAGTCGCTGGAGCGGCCCGCCCTGGTCCGTACCCCCGAGGGTAGGTGGCGGCTCTACGTCAGCGCCGCCACCCCGGGCACCAAGCACTGGCGTGTCGACCTGCTCGAGGCCGACACGCCGGAGGGGCTGGCCACCGCGCCCGCCCGCACCGTCCTGGCCGGGGACGAGACCGCCGGCGTCAAGGACCCGGTGCTGCACCACGACGAGCACGGCTGGCACCTGTGGGCGTCGGTCCACCCGCTGGAGAGCTGGGCCGACGCCGACCGGATGACCACCGAGTACGCCACCAGCCCGGACGGCGTGCACTGGACCTGGGTGCGAAACGCGCTGGCCGGCCGGCCGGGGGAGTGGGACGCCCGGGGTGTCCGGGTCTCGTCGGTGGTGGTCGTAGGCGACGAGATCACGGTCGCCTACGACGGGCGTGCCACGGCCGGTGAGAACTGGGAGGAGCGCACCGGGGTGGCCCGCGGCCGGCGCCTGGCGGACGGCACGTTCGGACAGCTCACGGCGGAGGACCGGCCGCCGGTGGGCAGTCCGCACGAGCCGTACGGGCTGCGCTACCTCAGCCTGGTGGCGCTGCCGGACGGGCGGCAGCGGCTCTACTACGAGGCGACCAGGGCGGACGGGGCGCACGACCTGCGTACCGAACTGGCCTGA
- a CDS encoding STAS domain-containing protein — MTTRRQADGALVVEVRGSLDAATVDGLRGVLMETLQRDRPRLMIVDLTFVTFMDSMGIGMLVAGYEAARDLGARFVLRNPNEFVHRQLRITGLTSLFGLSAESVQPYRI; from the coding sequence ATGACCACGCGGCGACAGGCCGACGGCGCGCTCGTGGTCGAGGTGCGCGGCAGCCTCGACGCGGCCACGGTCGACGGGCTGCGGGGCGTGCTGATGGAGACCCTCCAGCGCGACCGGCCCCGGCTGATGATCGTGGACCTGACGTTCGTCACGTTCATGGACTCGATGGGCATCGGCATGCTGGTCGCCGGCTACGAGGCGGCCCGTGACCTGGGCGCCCGCTTCGTGCTGCGCAACCCGAACGAGTTCGTCCACCGGCAGCTGCGGATCACCGGCCTGACCAGCCTGTTCGGGCTGTCCGCCGAGTCCGTCCAGCCCTACCGGATCTGA
- a CDS encoding glycosyltransferase family protein has product MARPTRGEIPLFVDKLIKGDHFVKGSRFSHGGHSHDITKLRKLGNDGLNLVVNVLFRTHFTDLCYGYNAFWRSVVPALDLPDVSLPRPSDGSKLWGDGFEIETMINIRAVAEKLKVGEVGSTEHERIFGESNLNTFRDGFRVLRTIFSEYGRMRRRRGAGLRPFVEGLQHVAPSAAAPQSRGLGQVVNPPAPVATRHPADPRRDASHLNRAARREDVGARRSDDINKIRSRALDDLGTQPTQDLSAARARMLDDLGNVQTQDINKLRTTQLDD; this is encoded by the coding sequence ATGGCTCGACCGACCCGGGGGGAGATCCCGCTCTTCGTCGACAAGCTGATCAAGGGCGACCACTTCGTGAAGGGGTCCCGCTTCAGCCACGGCGGCCACAGCCACGACATCACCAAGCTGCGCAAGCTCGGCAACGACGGCCTCAACCTGGTGGTGAACGTCCTGTTCCGGACGCACTTCACCGACCTCTGCTACGGCTACAACGCCTTCTGGCGCTCGGTCGTGCCGGCCCTCGACCTGCCGGACGTCTCGCTGCCCCGCCCATCCGACGGCAGCAAGCTGTGGGGCGACGGCTTCGAGATCGAGACGATGATCAACATCCGCGCGGTCGCCGAGAAGCTGAAGGTCGGCGAGGTCGGCAGCACCGAGCACGAGCGGATCTTCGGCGAGAGCAACCTGAACACCTTCCGCGACGGGTTCCGCGTGCTCCGCACCATCTTCAGCGAGTACGGCCGGATGCGCCGCCGCCGTGGCGCCGGCCTCCGCCCGTTCGTCGAGGGCCTCCAGCACGTCGCGCCGTCGGCCGCCGCCCCGCAGTCACGCGGTCTCGGCCAGGTCGTCAACCCGCCCGCGCCGGTCGCCACCCGGCACCCGGCCGACCCGCGCCGCGACGCGAGCCACCTCAACCGGGCGGCCCGCCGTGAGGACGTCGGCGCCCGCCGCTCCGACGACATCAACAAGATCCGCAGCCGCGCGCTGGACGACCTCGGCACCCAGCCCACCCAGGACCTGAGCGCCGCCCGTGCCCGGATGCTGGACGACCTCGGCAACGTGCAGACCCAGGACATCAACAAACTGCGCACGACTCAGCTCGACGACTGA